A stretch of the Fusobacterium varium genome encodes the following:
- a CDS encoding ABC transporter ATP-binding protein: protein MDKVLLKIEGLSKSFGENVVLKDINLEVKPGEIVGLVGENGAGKSTLMKAIFGMPVISETGGYGGKIIFNGEETNFKSPFDALAVGIGMVHQEFSLIPGFKANENIVLNRESTANSFLESLFGERIRRIDSKNIEERADNAISQLGIEIDPNTIINEMPVAHKQFTEIAREIEREKTKLLVLDEPTAVLTEEEAKVLLETMKRLSEKGISIIFITHRLDEIMDVCDTVVVLRDGLLINTVNTKDTDVNQITEWMIGRKMGGSEEKTETLNDNKETILSMKNFWVDMPGEMVKGLNLDIKKGEILGLGGMAGQGKIGIANGIMGLYDASGKVNFKGQNIKLNDPNNPLEKGIFFVSEDRKGVGLLLESSIEENIAYPAMQIQRKFFKKRFGGLFNLVDEEAMKENAQNYIKKLEIRCMSEKQKVQELSGGNQQKVCLAKAFTMDPEVLFVSEPTRGIDVGAKKLVLDTLKEYNSTKGTTIIITSSEIEELRSICDRIAIINEGRVAGILPPTADILEFGKMMVGVSKEGNNE from the coding sequence GTGGATAAAGTATTATTGAAAATAGAGGGGCTTTCAAAGTCTTTTGGAGAAAATGTAGTATTAAAAGATATAAATTTGGAGGTTAAACCTGGTGAAATAGTAGGACTGGTAGGAGAAAATGGAGCTGGAAAATCAACTTTGATGAAGGCTATTTTTGGTATGCCAGTTATTTCTGAAACAGGAGGGTATGGAGGAAAAATAATTTTCAATGGAGAAGAAACAAATTTTAAATCTCCATTTGATGCTCTTGCTGTAGGAATAGGAATGGTTCATCAGGAATTTTCTTTAATACCTGGTTTTAAAGCTAATGAAAATATAGTTTTAAATAGAGAATCAACTGCTAATAGTTTTTTAGAAAGCCTTTTTGGTGAAAGAATAAGGAGAATAGATTCAAAAAATATAGAAGAAAGAGCAGATAATGCGATTTCTCAGCTAGGGATAGAGATAGATCCCAATACAATTATCAATGAAATGCCAGTAGCTCATAAACAGTTTACAGAAATAGCTCGTGAGATTGAAAGAGAAAAAACAAAACTTTTGGTTTTAGATGAACCTACTGCTGTTTTAACTGAAGAAGAAGCAAAGGTATTGCTTGAAACTATGAAAAGATTATCTGAAAAGGGAATATCTATAATATTTATTACTCATAGATTAGATGAAATAATGGATGTATGCGATACAGTAGTAGTTTTGAGAGATGGACTTTTAATTAATACTGTAAATACAAAAGATACTGATGTAAATCAGATAACTGAGTGGATGATAGGAAGAAAAATGGGAGGATCTGAAGAAAAAACAGAAACTCTAAATGATAATAAGGAAACTATTCTTTCTATGAAAAATTTCTGGGTAGATATGCCTGGAGAAATGGTAAAAGGATTGAATCTTGATATAAAAAAGGGTGAAATTTTAGGACTGGGAGGTATGGCTGGTCAGGGTAAAATAGGAATTGCAAATGGAATAATGGGATTATATGATGCAAGTGGAAAAGTTAATTTTAAAGGACAAAATATAAAATTAAATGATCCCAATAATCCATTAGAAAAAGGGATATTTTTTGTTTCAGAAGACAGAAAAGGAGTAGGATTACTTCTTGAAAGTTCTATTGAAGAAAATATAGCCTATCCAGCTATGCAGATACAGAGAAAGTTCTTCAAAAAAAGATTTGGTGGTTTATTTAATCTTGTTGATGAAGAAGCAATGAAAGAAAATGCTCAGAACTATATAAAAAAATTAGAAATAAGGTGTATGAGTGAAAAGCAAAAAGTTCAGGAACTAAGTGGAGGAAATCAACAAAAAGTATGTTTGGCAAAAGCATTTACCATGGATCCAGAAGTTTTGTTCGTTTCAGAACCTACAAGAGGAATAGATGTAGGAGCTAAAAAACTAGTGTTAGATACTTTAAAAGAATATAATTCAACAAAAGGAACAACTATAATAATAACATCTTCTGAAATAGAAGAATTGAGAAGTATATGTGACAGAATTGCAATAATAAATGAAGGAAGAGTTGCTGGAATACTACCACCTACAGCAGATATATTGGAGTTTGGAAAAATGATGGTAGGAGTATCAAAGGAGGGAAACAATGAATAA
- a CDS encoding ABC transporter permease has protein sequence MENKIKKFLINNIVPIFMVIIILLSIPISGLSIEYLIQEIILRLSRNLFLVLSLLIPIIAGMGLNFGIVLGAMAGQIALIFITDWNIVGLQGFFLAVIITLPIAALMGYIGGIVLNRAKGREMITSMILGFFINGVYQLLVLYGMGKVIPIKNEAILLSRGHGIRNAIDLKNIRRALDDGIVFNIGQYSIPVLTILAIVLLCFFIVWFRKTKLGQDMRAIGQDIEVSKSSGIAVDRTRILAIVISTILAGIGQLIFLQNIGTMNTYNSHEQIGMFAIAALLIGGATVSKASIPNALSGVILFHTMFVLAPRAGKELIGSAQIGEYFRVFVSYGIIALVLILHQWRREKEKEAERKRILEMNSNQAGGN, from the coding sequence GTGGAAAATAAAATTAAAAAATTTTTAATAAATAATATAGTTCCTATATTTATGGTAATAATAATACTTTTATCTATACCAATATCTGGATTGAGTATAGAGTATCTTATACAAGAAATAATTTTGAGATTATCTCGTAATTTATTCTTAGTATTATCTCTTTTAATACCTATAATAGCAGGAATGGGATTAAATTTTGGTATAGTGTTAGGGGCAATGGCTGGACAAATAGCTTTAATATTTATAACTGATTGGAATATAGTTGGACTGCAGGGATTTTTTCTTGCTGTTATCATAACTCTTCCAATAGCAGCTCTTATGGGATATATAGGTGGAATTGTTTTGAACAGAGCAAAAGGAAGAGAGATGATTACATCTATGATACTTGGTTTTTTTATCAATGGTGTATATCAGCTTTTAGTTCTGTATGGAATGGGAAAAGTAATACCTATAAAAAATGAAGCAATACTTCTTTCAAGAGGGCATGGAATAAGAAATGCAATAGATCTTAAAAATATAAGAAGAGCTTTAGATGATGGAATAGTTTTTAATATAGGGCAGTATTCTATTCCTGTATTAACTATTCTTGCTATAGTTCTTTTATGTTTCTTTATAGTTTGGTTTAGAAAAACTAAGTTAGGTCAAGATATGAGAGCAATTGGACAGGATATAGAAGTGTCTAAATCATCAGGTATTGCAGTTGACAGAACAAGAATATTAGCAATTGTTATTTCCACTATTCTTGCTGGAATAGGACAACTTATATTTCTTCAAAATATTGGAACTATGAATACATACAACAGCCATGAGCAGATAGGAATGTTTGCTATTGCAGCTCTTTTGATAGGAGGAGCAACTGTATCCAAAGCAAGTATTCCAAATGCACTTAGTGGAGTAATTCTTTTTCATACTATGTTTGTACTGGCTCCAAGAGCAGGGAAAGAACTTATTGGTTCAGCACAGATAGGAGAATATTTTAGAGTATTTGTATCTTATGGAATAATTGCTTTAGTTCTTATTCTTCATCAATGGAGAAGAGAGAAAGAAAAAGAGGCAGAGAGAAAAAGAATACTTGAGATGAACTCTAATCAGGCAGGTGGGAACTAA
- a CDS encoding ABC transporter permease: MNNIKTMLKNAGWPRIIITLFLLSMYIVSPFIGINLKSALGDTLVRFGMNAILVLSLVPMIQSGTGLNFGMPLGVEAGLLGAVISIEMGLSGFAGFAGAIIISIPFAILFGWMYGHILNKVKGGEMMIATYIGFSSVAIMCIMWLVLPFKSQDMIWAYGGEGLRTTISVESHWHKILDKVLHMPGDMLPLGEMVFFAILAFGMWIFFRSRTGYAMKAVGTNDKFAKATGINIDKIRVESVVISTVLAAVGIIVYQQSFGFVQLYLAPFYMAFPAIAAILIGGASVNKVTIINVIVGTFLFQGILTMTPSVVNNIIQTDMSETIRIIVSNGMILYALTRKEGAGSGK; the protein is encoded by the coding sequence ATGAATAATATAAAGACTATGCTGAAGAATGCAGGGTGGCCTAGAATAATAATAACTTTGTTTCTTTTATCTATGTATATAGTTTCTCCCTTTATAGGAATAAATTTAAAGTCAGCTTTAGGAGATACATTAGTAAGATTTGGAATGAATGCTATATTGGTTTTATCTCTTGTGCCAATGATACAGTCTGGAACAGGACTGAACTTTGGGATGCCTTTAGGAGTGGAAGCAGGGCTGTTGGGAGCTGTAATAAGTATAGAAATGGGGCTCAGCGGATTTGCAGGATTTGCTGGAGCTATAATAATATCAATACCTTTTGCAATTTTATTTGGATGGATGTATGGACATATCCTTAATAAAGTAAAGGGTGGAGAAATGATGATTGCAACTTATATAGGATTCTCATCTGTTGCTATAATGTGTATAATGTGGCTTGTTCTCCCTTTTAAAAGTCAGGATATGATTTGGGCATATGGTGGAGAAGGACTGCGTACAACTATCAGTGTTGAAAGTCATTGGCATAAAATTCTTGATAAGGTACTCCACATGCCAGGGGATATGCTTCCATTAGGAGAAATGGTATTTTTTGCTATACTGGCTTTTGGAATGTGGATATTTTTTAGATCAAGAACTGGCTATGCAATGAAAGCAGTTGGAACTAATGATAAATTTGCAAAAGCTACAGGAATTAACATAGATAAAATAAGGGTAGAATCTGTTGTTATTTCTACAGTTTTGGCAGCAGTTGGAATAATAGTATATCAGCAAAGTTTTGGATTTGTACAACTATATCTTGCTCCATTTTATATGGCATTTCCAGCAATAGCAGCAATTCTTATAGGTGGAGCCTCTGTAAATAAAGTTACTATTATCAATGTTATAGTTGGAACGTTCTTGTTTCAAGGTATATTAACAATGACTCCTTCAGTTGTTAATAATATAATCCAGACAGATATGTCAGAAACAATAAGAATTATAGTATCTAATGGAATGATATTATATGCTTTGACAAGAAAGGAAGGTGCTGGAAGTGGAAAATAA